A single genomic interval of Nerophis lumbriciformis linkage group LG17, RoL_Nlum_v2.1, whole genome shotgun sequence harbors:
- the LOC133614248 gene encoding histone H2A-like, translating into MSGRGKKAAPRPKSAVSQSTRAGLTFPVARIHRLLKKGNYSQRVGSGAAVYFSAVLEYLCAEILELAGNASRDNKKRRIAPRHILLAVKNDEELNKLLSGVTVSEGGVIPNIQGALLPKKTAVRREEVAENDNTRSPT; encoded by the exons ATGTCTGGGCGTGGAAAGAAAGCTGCCCCAAGGCCCAAATCCGCCGTTTCCCAGTCCACGAGGGCAGGCCTGACCTTCCCAGTAGCTCGCATCCACAGGCTGCTCAAGAAGGGCAACTACAGCCAGCGAGTGGGCAGCGGCGCCGCCGTCTACTTTTCGGCCGTGCTGGAGTATCTCTGCGCCGAAATCCTGGAGCTGGCGGGCAACGCCAGCCGAGACAACAAGAAGCGCCGCATCGCTCCTCGCCACATCTTGTTGGCGGTGAAAAATGACGAGGAGCTCAACAAACTACTGTCCGGGGTCACCGTTTCTGAAGGCGGCGTGATCCCCAATATCCAAGGGGCGCTCCTTCCCAAGAAGACCGCGGTCCGGAGAGAGGAGGTCGCTG AAAATGACAATACCAGGAGTCCTACTTGA